The following nucleotide sequence is from Vibrio sp. VB16.
TTTTGGCGCGTGGCAACCGTTAACCATATGTGTCTGGCAAACGGGTGTGGCTGACCATTAAGTAGGTGCTTTTCTAGATGACTCTGTAGCGTACTCGTTTGACCCGTATTTGAGAGCCATGACCAGTACCGTATTAAATCACTGTCAAAGTAAGAATCGCCAAGGGAATAGTTAATTGATGGCTCGGCGTAGTGATCCATCATGAGATCTAAAATCGGTTGATCAGCCGCGTACATTGCAACCTCAAAACCCGTTTGTTTCTTTTGGTTTTTCTTGAGTGGGTCGAATCCTGCATTTAGAAGGTAAGCGGTCAAAGGTTCGTTGCGGTACTGTATCGCCAAATGAAACAGCGAGGTCTGTTTCTCATCGTCAAGTTTTTCTGTTATTGAAGCAACTAATTCGATATTTTTCGACAGTGCGAAAGAAGAAAGTGTCGCGTCATTAACCGCTAAACCATGCTCAAACAGCCACCAGATATTTTCTTTATCATTTTCTGCGATTAAATAATCCAGAAAGCGGTTCCCAGACATATCTTTTTGGCTGACTAAAACATCGATGGATTCACGGCTCGTTGATAGCCAATCCGTAAATGGTATGGCCTGTTTATAAGGTTCTTGATACCAACTCTGATAAACATTAGTGATAAGAAAATGCCCTTCACTATCCATTGATTGTGTATAAGCCCCTTTCGACCACAACGCATAACAAAGCGCTAGGTCACCTTGGTTATAGGCTAATCTAAGTAATCCGTTCCATTCCTTTTGGTAGCGAAACCGACCTTTTTTTAACAAAGCTTCAGCCCGTTTAGGCGCACTATTTATCATGGCAGTGAGTAGCATTACTCCAGCATTAGACCCTATTTCATTGAGATCTTTACCTTTTATAATTTGATCAAATAATGGCTGTGAGATAACCCCGACAGAATCTAAAAATAGCGGGTCTCCTAGGCTATTTTTGAATGTCGGATCAGCGCCAAGCCCCATCAACTTCAAGACCAAATCTTCGACTAACGCACCTGTTTCTTCTGGAAAATCATCAAATACACTCTCTATATGCTGCTGTGGGGATACAGAGGTAAAACGATCTAGCAATTGTAACGCGGGTTTATAGTCTTGATAGCGAATATAAACACTGACTATTTCGTCTGCATGTCCATCGTCAATAAGTTGTTGGGTGTTTTCTGTAACTTCTGCCAATGTGGCATTATATATCGCCGTCTGTTCAAGATTTAGCTCTGTATCCACCTCAAGCAATCGAGTCAACATCGGTATTTGAGTGTCGCTAGGAATAGGCTTATTGTTGGCTTGGATAATAGATAGATAAGAAAGGAATTCATCATCTTGATAAGTCGCTGGCACAAGCGAGTATAGTTTTGAGAGCATCACGTCATCTTCTTTGACCGCATATTCTAACCAAACACTGAGGCCCTCTTCTGTGTCACTGAGCAGTATTTCAAAGCCCAATAGACTCATTTCATCCGGTGTAAGATACGGCCTTAAGACTAAAAATCGTTCAACCTGTCCATCGTATAAATACTCTTCCGCGAGCTGTACTCTTAGCTTTTGAGGGCCATTTTCACCGATAGCCTTCACTATGACAGACACGACAGGGTTATCTTCATCGTATCTTGAGGCGGCATAAGGGCTATCATCGTAATGGTTCGTTGCCTGTAAATCGGCCCCTTGTTCAAGTAAAAATTGGGTAATTTCAACACGGTGAAAAATCACGGCATAATGAAGTAGGCTTGAATTGTCGGCACTTCTATATTCAAGATCTTTTTTAGTGAAATAGTGTCTAAATGCCTCTTCTTCGTTGATGCTGATCGCAAGTCTCAATCGTTCGTTCTTTAATGTGCGTATCTGATCTTGAGTTAGGTTGCTCTCTGCATTATTTAAACGCGCTTGAATATCCTGATACAGGATAAGACTGATTTCATCGCTGTCACTGTAAAGCGCAAACTCATAGGCAGTTTCATCCTCATGGGTCAATTCTAACGGGTCATAGCCTTGCTCGACCAACTGTTCAACAAGATTATTTTGTCCATAAAGAACCGCCCAATGCAGCAGTGAATACCCCTCATTTGAACGTAGTTTTGAATCCAGCCCTGCAGTTACTAATGTTTCCGCCAATAGCGGATCGGGAAATTCGTCTTCTATTGCGGTTAGGCTATCCAATACATTCCAGTTCAATGCACTGGTTTTATTAACATCATATCCTTGGTGAATTAGCCAGGAGACCAATTCGGCATTACCTGAAAGCACAGCATAATAAAGTGGCGATACACCACTCGCCGAATCGACATCAAGCTTCGCCCCCAGACTCTGCAGCAACTTGACGATATGTAGATCACCAAACTCAAGCGCAAGCATCATAACGGTTTGACCATCTTCATTCTCTGCTTCAAGATCTGCACCATAATTCGCAACCATCTCTAAGGCATCGAGGCTTTCAGAGTACAGTGCAACATGGATTGGATAGGCGCCAAACTCTTCATTGTACTCGTTTACGTCAGCACCATTTTTTATGGCTTTCTCTGCAGATAAAACACCTCCATCATATAAATCTTCAAGCCAGTTCGCATTGGCTATAGAAAGGCATAAATACGGGAGAAGCAGCAGTAGAAAAACGAAGCGTTTGGACATAACTTTTCCTTGTCATATAAAACAGGCTGGCAGTGCATCACATTCATAACACTAGAATAGATAGGTCGAACTCTCCATAGTCGTCCTAACTGATAGTATACATTACAAAATTAACAACTTAGATACAAATTAATTACAAATGCGCAAGTGACACGAAGATAAACTGGATTGGAAGATCGATTTGGCGGAGGGTATAACGTAAAAAAGCAGATTGGTCTGCACCAATCTGCTTTCTATTATAGGTAAAGGTTTACACGGTTTCTGTTTCTGAGCCTACGCTGCTCGTTTCAGCATTATAGATAGATTCGTCTAACTCGCCTTCACTTTTCGCGATCAAGACAGATACCATCATATCGCCACAAACGTTCACAGTGGTACGTGCCATATCTAGGATACGGTCGATACCAGCAACAATTGCCAATCCTTCAATAGGAAGACCAACGGTAGTTAGAACAAGCGATAACATGATAAGACCGGCACCAGGAACACCTGCTGTACCAATTGAGGCCAATGTCGAGGTCATGATAATCAACACGTAGTCAGACATTTCAAGGTCAATACCAAATGCTTGGGCAATAAACAGAGCACAAACACCTTGATAAAGCGCCGTACCATCCATGTTGATAGTGGCACCAAGTGGCAATACAAAACTTGCAACACCTTTAGAAACACCAAGCTCTTCACGACTTGCTTTCAGTGTAGCTGGAAGTGTGCCTGAACTACTTGTTGTCGTAAATGCAACAGCGGCCGGATTGGTCAAGGCCTTGACGTAACGAATAGGGCTTAGTCGACCAACAAAGCTAATTATGCCAGTGTAGAACACTAATACGTGTATAAGACTACCTAGGTACGCGACAGCGATAACCTTGATAAGCGGTAACAAGATATCAATACCATATTTACCCGCAACCCAAGCCATTAAGCCAAAGACACCATATGGTGCAAGCTTCATAACAAGTTCAGTCAGTTTGTACATGGCTTCTGCTAAGCTTTCGAAAACAGCGATAGCGGGTTTCGCTTTTTCGCCAATGAGTGTTAACGAAATGCCTAAACCGAGTGCAAATACAATGATTTGAAGGATGTTGCCGGCGGCCAAAGCTCCCACTGGATTTTTAGGGATAATGTTTAATAAAGTTTGTACCAGAGGGGGCGCATCTTTGCCCATCGTTGTTGAATCTTGTGCCACCATATTTAGCCCTTCACCCGGAGTCAAAATTGCAGCGAGTCCAAGACCAATAGTGATAGCAATTGCTGTTGTGCCTAAATAGAGAATAATCGCCTTAGCGCCAATTCGCCCCATTTTACGGGAGTCTTGCATTGAGGTAACACCGACGATCAAAGAACAAAAAATCAACGGTACAATCAGCATTTTGATTGCATTGATAAATAGCGTCCCGATGGGTTTTAATACCTCAGCATCTGGTCCCATTATCGCACCGACAATCACACCTGCAATCATGCCTATTACGATCTTTTTCCATAGTTCCATTTTACTCCAAAAGCCACCACTTGCCTGTGGTGTTGCGTCCTTTCTTTCCATAATTATTTCCCTTAATTGTCCTAATTAAATATGTTTACTGCGCACTCTATATCTCAATAGATACAGTAACCCAATCATTAGCTTGCAATCGCAATGCCAGAGTTAACTAAAACAATAACCTATTGATAATTAAATAATTAATAGAAAGGTAAATTATGGAAAGGGTATAACTTAAGTTATAAAAAAACATAACTTCAATAAAAATCATAAAAATAACAAATAGATGGCCCCTTATAACAAAAGACATAATATAACTTTTGTTATAAGGGTTTGGTTGGCTACTTTTCTTGGCCTTTTTTAAGGCGTTTACTCAAAGCAGGTTGAGAAATCCCAAGCATACGAGAGGCGAGTGATTGATTCCCATTAGAGCGTTCCATCGCCGCGATGATGAGTATCTCACTTAACTCTTGCAGCGTCGGTAAAGGTTTCGTTGGTTCAAATAAACCACTATCAAACTCAATCGAATCAAGATCATGATAAGAGTGGTCTATCACTCTTCGAAATACCTCCATAGACAATGTGTGGCTCTTATGCTGGCTGACAGCATCATAGATCAGAGCCTGCAATTCACGTACATTGCCCGGAAAATGGTAGGTAGACAACAGCACTGGCAATTCTTTAGGGTAAGCGGGAACGATTTTATGCATCTCATCGGACGCTTGCGTCAAAAAATGCTTGAAAAGCAAAGGAATATCATCTTTTCGTTCTCTTAACGCGGGCACCTCAACAAGGTGAGTGCAGAGTCTAAAGTAGAGATCCTTTCTGAAACTGCCTTCCTCTACTTTAGATTTAAGATCCTGATGAGTCGCAGCAACAATACGTGCTTTGCTGCGTTTAGGGCGATCACTACCCAACGAGTAGTATTCTCCTTCTTGTAGAAGCCGGAGCAATTTGGTTTGCGATGTATGACTAAGATCACCAATTTCATCTAAGAATAGTGTGCCATCTGCGGCAGCCTCAACCATACCTATTCGCTTTTTATCCGCCCCGGTAAAGGCGCCTCTGCTATGGCCAAACAACGTATCAGCAAAAACGTTATCATCAATACCCGCAACATTGACACTGACCATCTTGCCTGGACGGCGACTCAACTTATGAACCGCTTTTGCAATCTGCTCTTTACCTACACCACTCTCACCACAGATCATCACTGATTGTCGACTAGACGAAACCGACTCTAAATACTGAAATATCGAGCGCAGTTTTTTATCCTGAGTGATTATCTGTTCAAATACTTCTGGTTCTTCTAATGTATCGGAAAGAAAACGTCTGCGCATTGCTTCATTTTCTCGACGCATTTCCTGCATCGATACGGCGCGCTTAATCCCTTCTAACAGGCGGCTTTCTTCTGTCGTTTTTACAAAATAGTCATACGCACCAAGACGAATGCAATCTACCGCTGTTTCTATCTGGTTCATACCACTAATGATAATAACGCCAACTTGAGGATGTTTTTCCACAATCTGCTTTAGAAGTACATCCCCCGTTAAATGAGGCATGTTTAGATCGAGTAACACCAACTCAATCGGATGTTGTTCGATTAATGTCATCACCTCACGACTATCACTCGTTTGATACAGGTGATTTATCCCCCCTCGCCTTTCAAGAACGAGAGACAAACTGCGTATAAATGCTGATTCATCATCAACTAACAAGACACCGAAACTCGGGTAAAGCGTATCTTTCATGTAAATTAGTTTTCCTTAGTTAACGGAATAGTGAGAAGAATTTGAGTTCCTTTTCTCACTACAGACTTAAATAGTAGCTTGCCACCATGTTCTTCAATAATATTTGAAGATATCGACAAGCCCAATCCTGTTCCACCTTCTTTACGCTTCGTTGTGAAAAAAGGGTCGGTAAGTCGAGAGAGGTGTTGAGATTCTATCCCCTTTCCTTCATCACTTATCGTCAGCTCAATTCTGCGGGTAGCCATCTGGTATTCTGTTTTTATAGATATAACTTGGTGAGTACTATCTAATGCCTGACAGGCGTTAACAATAAGGTTGATAACGACCTGCTGTAATCTTTGGCTATTTCCTTTGAATAAAGGCAGCGATTCGCTGTACGACACAGAGAAATTATCTGTCGCGGATTTAATTGCCCTATCTGTCAATCGAATCGCAGCGGCAACCACTTGGTTTAAATCAACATTATCGGAAAGAGCTTGCGGTTCTTGCCTTGCAAAATCTCGCAAGTCGCTCACAATCCTACGAATATGGTTCGATCCCTCTAGCATCTCCCCAAGCATTAAAGGGATCTCTTTACTAATGCGAGTATAATTGAGGCCAGCAATCTCGAAATCACCATGATTTTCATAGTGCTCTTCAAGTATTTCCTCAATATCCTCAAACGACTCTTTCAAAACCGGAAGGTTAAGCAACAACAAACTGGTTGGATTATTAATTTCATGTGCAACACCGGAGACAAGTATACCGAGAGACGCCATCTTATCGGCTTGAATTAACTGTTGATGCTGCTGTTCCAGTTTTTTGGTTCGCCTGGCGACTTGCTTTGCCAAACTTCTGTTCCATACAATAACGACAATAAAAATAGAGGTAAATAACACAGACGCAATTACGATAAACAGACTGATTTTCTGCCAATTTAGTCCACTTTCTGTATACGAACCAAACCATTTATTGTAGATCTCCTGCTGCTTACCCGTATTCTTTAGTATCGCTAGACCTTCATTAAATTTGGCGAGTAGGTCGGCATTACCTTTTAAGACCGCATAACCATAGCGTTGAGAGCTCAATGGTTTGCCTACAGGTTCTACATTTGACAATGACAATTCTTTACCTAAATAAAGCCCGGGCAAATTGGCAACAAAAGCATAATCATACTTACCTGCAGAAAGCATCCGTAGCGCTGCTGCATGGGTATCCACATAAATAAGTCGGACATCAATTCCAGAGCTCTCCATTTTCTCTGCCATTATGCCGCCGCTTTGAACAATAACGGACTTTCCAGCAAGCTCAGATAATTGTGAGATAGACGGAGAACCCACACGTGCAAAAACAGATTGATGGATAAGGGAGTGAGGTGGAGAAAAATCGAGAAGTTCCGCCCTTTCCTCTGAATAAGAGATCCCTTGAAGTAGATCGATATTGCCACTTTCAAGATCCCACTTCATTTCATCCCAACTTGATAGTGCAACGTTAACATCTAACCCCATAACCTGCGCAATAGCATAGGTAAGCTCGGTGTTATATCCGTCAGGTTCACCATTATTATTGATAAATTCGTAGGGGGGATAATTATGGTCTCCACCGACAACAATAATCTTGTCATTCGCTAGGGCATTAGTCATGAATGCAATACAGCAAAAAAACAATGTTATAAGCAGATATTTCACTTCTTTCATAGTTGGTTTTCATTCCTTACTGTTAGCGTTTCATCCTTGCGAAAAGTATACATTAATCGCTATGATGTAAAACCTGAAAAGGGGTAATAAGAGCCACTCTAGCTCTAAATTTCAGCGGTTTTTACTCGGTTCATCAATCAGAAACGTTGACACGGATTAAAATCAAATAATATCGTTAAATTAGTCAGTTATATGGAAATACAGCCAACCTGTAACACGAAATTTTGGTAATGATGGTTAGTTTTGTACATAAAAATGTGCCTCTTCACAAATTATTGAAGTTATTCCAAAAAGTTAACGTAATATTCATTGACTTCCTACGTAGTTGATTTAAGCTTTGTCCCGGCTAGAAAGAAAAGCTTTTGTTTAAGATTTACAAGTCGTTGGTTAGTTCAAAACTTCCCGCCGTGTGTATCTAAATAGCAATCTATTTTTTCCACGCTATCTATATATGTCCCCAGTGGGACCTACACAATTTTTATAGGAATTAAGACTATGTCTAACACAGTGACTGGTACAGTTAAATGGTTTAACGAAACTAAAGGTTTCGGTTTCATTCAACAAGAAAATGGCCCAGACGTTTTTGCACATTTCAGTGCTATTCAATCTGACGGTTTCCGTACTCTTGGTGAAGGTCAAAAAGTTGAGTTCACTGTAACTCAAGGCCAAAAAGGCCCTCAAGCTGAGAACATCAAACCTGTTTAATATGGTTTGTTAAATCGCTAAAATTTCTGTAGCCAGTCTAACGACTGGCTATTTTTTTGTCTTTTTTCTAGATAAGGATAGAAAGCATGCGCACATTAGGAAATATAATCTGGTTCTTGTTCGGTGGTATCATCATGGGCCTAGCTTGGTGGCTTTTTGGTATACTCGCTTTCATCAGTATCATTGGCATTCCATGGGGCCGCGCTTGTTTTGTCATGGGTACTTTCTCATTTTTCCCATTTGGTAAAGAAGCGATTGATCGGGAAGAGTTAACAAATAATAGGGACATAGGCACTGGTACTTTTGGTATTATCGGCAACATCCTTTGGTTTTTCTTTGCTGGTATCTGGCTTGCGATAGGTCATATTACTTCTGCCATTGCTTGTTTCATTACCATCATCGGCATACCCTTTAGCATTCAGCATCTCAAACTTGCCGCTATTGCTCTATTTCCGATTGGTAAAACCGTTGTCGAAAAAGAGATAGCTTCCGCCGCTAGAGAGGCGAACGCACAAGACTATATCCGGAAAAACCGAAAATAGACCTTCTAAAACGAATCAAAGAGAAATTAAAAGTGGCTTTAAAACCGACAATATATAAATTCCGTGTGGCATTAACCGATATTAATAACGATTACTATGATTCGCTTAGTTTAACTATTGCGCAGCACCCTTCGGAAAGCTTACAAAGGATGATGGCACGTGTAGTCGCATTTTCTATGAATGCGCAGCCCGACCTCTCTTTTACTAAAGGGCTTTCAAACATAGAAGAGCCCGATATCTGGCATAAAACATTGGATGACCAAATTTCATTGTGGATAGACGTTGGTGAACCCGATCCTGAGCGTGTGAAAAAATCAACGCGATTAGCGCGTAAAGTTCGTGTGTATAGTTTTAATACAAAATCTGATGTTTGGTGGAAACAAAACGCAAATAAACTAAACTTGTTAAAGGCAGAGGTCTATAAGTTTGACGCTGAAGGGATCGAAACCCTAGCAACCTATGTAAAAAGAACGATGGATTTTTCTATCATGCTTTCTGGCAATACTGTTTTTGTTTCAACAGAAAATGGTGATTGCGAGATAGAGTGGCGAGAACTGAAGGCTTAACAATTTATGACAGACTCAATCATAAGCAAACTTAAACAACAGCTGGAAGTCGCTGGCATAGATACGCTTCATCTTTCGGATAAAGAAGCGTCGCTGTTTGCTCGTGCAGTGGAGGAAAAAGCCGCTGTCTACGAAAATATCTGCTCTAAAAGCCCAGGGAAAGACCCCAAACTTCTTCTTCTTGGGTTATTAACCAAACTGCAAATCGAAGCCACAGCAAGGTTAGAAACCCAAGCCGATAAAATAGGCATGATGCAGAATATTTTTTCGGATACTCTCGGTCAATCTCAGGCTGACAAA
It contains:
- a CDS encoding YaeQ family protein, yielding MALKPTIYKFRVALTDINNDYYDSLSLTIAQHPSESLQRMMARVVAFSMNAQPDLSFTKGLSNIEEPDIWHKTLDDQISLWIDVGEPDPERVKKSTRLARKVRVYSFNTKSDVWWKQNANKLNLLKAEVYKFDAEGIETLATYVKRTMDFSIMLSGNTVFVSTENGDCEIEWRELKA
- a CDS encoding cold-shock protein, coding for MSNTVTGTVKWFNETKGFGFIQQENGPDVFAHFSAIQSDGFRTLGEGQKVEFTVTQGQKGPQAENIKPV
- a CDS encoding YccF domain-containing protein; the protein is MRTLGNIIWFLFGGIIMGLAWWLFGILAFISIIGIPWGRACFVMGTFSFFPFGKEAIDREELTNNRDIGTGTFGIIGNILWFFFAGIWLAIGHITSAIACFITIIGIPFSIQHLKLAAIALFPIGKTVVEKEIASAAREANAQDYIRKNRK
- a CDS encoding transporter substrate-binding domain-containing protein — encoded protein: MKEVKYLLITLFFCCIAFMTNALANDKIIVVGGDHNYPPYEFINNNGEPDGYNTELTYAIAQVMGLDVNVALSSWDEMKWDLESGNIDLLQGISYSEERAELLDFSPPHSLIHQSVFARVGSPSISQLSELAGKSVIVQSGGIMAEKMESSGIDVRLIYVDTHAAALRMLSAGKYDYAFVANLPGLYLGKELSLSNVEPVGKPLSSQRYGYAVLKGNADLLAKFNEGLAILKNTGKQQEIYNKWFGSYTESGLNWQKISLFIVIASVLFTSIFIVVIVWNRSLAKQVARRTKKLEQQHQQLIQADKMASLGILVSGVAHEINNPTSLLLLNLPVLKESFEDIEEILEEHYENHGDFEIAGLNYTRISKEIPLMLGEMLEGSNHIRRIVSDLRDFARQEPQALSDNVDLNQVVAAAIRLTDRAIKSATDNFSVSYSESLPLFKGNSQRLQQVVINLIVNACQALDSTHQVISIKTEYQMATRRIELTISDEGKGIESQHLSRLTDPFFTTKRKEGGTGLGLSISSNIIEEHGGKLLFKSVVRKGTQILLTIPLTKEN
- a CDS encoding sigma-54-dependent transcriptional regulator — protein: MKDTLYPSFGVLLVDDESAFIRSLSLVLERRGGINHLYQTSDSREVMTLIEQHPIELVLLDLNMPHLTGDVLLKQIVEKHPQVGVIIISGMNQIETAVDCIRLGAYDYFVKTTEESRLLEGIKRAVSMQEMRRENEAMRRRFLSDTLEEPEVFEQIITQDKKLRSIFQYLESVSSSRQSVMICGESGVGKEQIAKAVHKLSRRPGKMVSVNVAGIDDNVFADTLFGHSRGAFTGADKKRIGMVEAAADGTLFLDEIGDLSHTSQTKLLRLLQEGEYYSLGSDRPKRSKARIVAATHQDLKSKVEEGSFRKDLYFRLCTHLVEVPALRERKDDIPLLFKHFLTQASDEMHKIVPAYPKELPVLLSTYHFPGNVRELQALIYDAVSQHKSHTLSMEVFRRVIDHSYHDLDSIEFDSGLFEPTKPLPTLQELSEILIIAAMERSNGNQSLASRMLGISQPALSKRLKKGQEK
- a CDS encoding dicarboxylate/amino acid:cation symporter, translating into MERKDATPQASGGFWSKMELWKKIVIGMIAGVIVGAIMGPDAEVLKPIGTLFINAIKMLIVPLIFCSLIVGVTSMQDSRKMGRIGAKAIILYLGTTAIAITIGLGLAAILTPGEGLNMVAQDSTTMGKDAPPLVQTLLNIIPKNPVGALAAGNILQIIVFALGLGISLTLIGEKAKPAIAVFESLAEAMYKLTELVMKLAPYGVFGLMAWVAGKYGIDILLPLIKVIAVAYLGSLIHVLVFYTGIISFVGRLSPIRYVKALTNPAAVAFTTTSSSGTLPATLKASREELGVSKGVASFVLPLGATINMDGTALYQGVCALFIAQAFGIDLEMSDYVLIIMTSTLASIGTAGVPGAGLIMLSLVLTTVGLPIEGLAIVAGIDRILDMARTTVNVCGDMMVSVLIAKSEGELDESIYNAETSSVGSETETV